The nucleotide sequence GACGGCCCGCTGTTCACCGACAACGGGTTCTGGGACACTTGGCGCGCGGTATTCCCGTGGTTCGCGCTGATGTATCCCGAACTCGACGGCCAGATCATGCAGGGGCTGGTCAACACCTATACCGAATCGGGCTGGCTGCCCGAATGGGCCAGCCCCGGTCATCGCAGCGTGATGATCGGCTCCAACTCGGCCAACATCATCGCCGACGCCTATATCAACGGCGTCCGCGGCTTTGACGTCGAAAAGCTGTATGAGGCGATGGTCAAGAACGCGACCACGTCGGAAGGGCGCCCGCGCGACGCGCGCGGACGCGTGCTGACGGCGGTGGGGCGCGAGGGCGTCGAATATTACAACCAGCTGGGCTATGTCCCCTATGACGTCGGCATCAACGAAAATGCCGCGCGCACGCTGGAATATGCGACGGCCGATTTCTCGCTCTCCCGACTGGCGGCAGCGCTGGGCAAGACCGATGACGCGCGCAAATATGCGGCGCAGGCGCAGAATTATCGCAAGCTTTATGACACCCAAACGGGCTGGATGCGCGGCCGCAACCGCGACGGCAGCTGGGCGACGCCGTTCAACCCGCTGAAATGGGGCGACGCGTTCACCGAAGGAAACGCGCTCCATTATAGCTGGTCAGTAATGCAGGACCCGCAGGGCCTGATCGACCTGATGGGCGGGGACAAGGCGTTCGTCGACCGGCTGGATTCGATCTTCACCACCCCGCCGCTGTTCGACGACAGCTATTACGGACAGGTCATTCACGAAATCCGCGAAATGCAGATCGTCGACATGGGCCAATATGCCCATGGCAACCAGCCGATCCAGCACATGCCCTATCTGTACAACTGGGCCGGCGCACCGTGGAAGACGCAAGGGCGGGTGCGCGACATCCTGACCAAGCTCTATTCCCCCGATCCCGATGGCTATCCGGGCGACGAGGATAATGGCCAGACGTCGGCCTGGTATGTGTTCTCGGCATTGGGCTTCTACCCGGTCGCATCCGCCACTGGCCAATATGCCATCGGCAGCCCTCTGTTCCGCCACATGTCGCTGACCATGCCCAATGGCCGCAAACTGGTGATCGAGGCGGAGAATAACGGCCCCGGCAATCCGTACATCCAGTCCGCGACCTTCAACGGCCAGCGTCATGACAAGCCCTGGCTGACACGCGAAGCGTTGCAGGCCGGGGGTACGCTGCGCTTCGTCATGGGGCCGAAGCCCAACCCCGCCTGGGGCGCGGCAAAGGCTGATGCACCCTTCTCGATGAGTCGCCCGCAGGGAGGGGCGAAGTGACCATGGCCGATCGTCGTACCGTTATCGCCGGCGCCGGCCTGGCGGCGCTCGCCGCGACGCTGCCCGGCCGCGCGCTGGCCCAGCCCTTTGCCAGCAAGCGCCCGCCCGCCGCGCAGCGCGGCTTCACCAGCAAGGCTGTCGAGGCGGAAATCGCCCGCGTAAAGGCCCGGATCGCCGACCCGGAACTCGCCTGGCTGTTCGAGAACTGCTACCCCAACACGCTCGATACGACGGTGCGGCTGGGCATGGTCGATGGAAAGCCCGACACCTTCGTCATCACCGGCGATATCGACGCGATGTGGCTGCGCGACAGCTCGGCCCAGCTTCAGACCTATGTCCATCTGACGCCAAAGGACGCCGATCTGCGCCACCTGTTCCACGGCGCATTCCAGCGTCAGGCGCGCTGCATCCTGATCGACCCCTATGCCAACGCGT is from Sphingomonas sp. IW22 and encodes:
- a CDS encoding GH92 family glycosyl hydrolase, with product MSLKTILHTARNLAASTAAAALVAASLPVASAQAGQAQAEQEALVDLANPLMGTDSSYELSYGNTYPAVAVPWGMNFWTPVTGEMGSGWGYVYDAHKINGIKQTHQPSPWMNDYAAFSLFAETGPLKIKQSERASWFSHKAEEARPYGYKVYLADYDVTAEVVPTNRAAQFRFTFPESDDAHILLDAYDKGSMVQIDPARRRITGYARNNSGGVPANFHNYFVAEFDHDFTVTRTWDSNGALSADRKREGAHVGAVVSFKTRKGETVGVKVASSFISPEQAVLNLREIGRDSFDQTKAKAKAAWETEFQRVQVSDPNERNRRTFYSALYRMLQFPRTFHEIDARGRTVHYSPYDGKVHDGPLFTDNGFWDTWRAVFPWFALMYPELDGQIMQGLVNTYTESGWLPEWASPGHRSVMIGSNSANIIADAYINGVRGFDVEKLYEAMVKNATTSEGRPRDARGRVLTAVGREGVEYYNQLGYVPYDVGINENAARTLEYATADFSLSRLAAALGKTDDARKYAAQAQNYRKLYDTQTGWMRGRNRDGSWATPFNPLKWGDAFTEGNALHYSWSVMQDPQGLIDLMGGDKAFVDRLDSIFTTPPLFDDSYYGQVIHEIREMQIVDMGQYAHGNQPIQHMPYLYNWAGAPWKTQGRVRDILTKLYSPDPDGYPGDEDNGQTSAWYVFSALGFYPVASATGQYAIGSPLFRHMSLTMPNGRKLVIEAENNGPGNPYIQSATFNGQRHDKPWLTREALQAGGTLRFVMGPKPNPAWGAAKADAPFSMSRPQGGAK